Proteins found in one Phocoena sinus isolate mPhoSin1 chromosome 19, mPhoSin1.pri, whole genome shotgun sequence genomic segment:
- the PSENEN gene encoding gamma-secretase subunit PEN-2 isoform X1 — MRAALPDQKDYKVQRHLRHLAQKSVVESGKGVQTGGSKTPLGQGLGLALKTLGRPGPSATMNLERVSNEEKLNLCRKYYLGGFAFLPFLWLVNIFWFFREAFLVPAYTEQSQIKGYVWRSAVGFLFWVIVLTTWITIFQIYRPRWGALGDYLSFTIPLGTP, encoded by the exons ATGCGTGCAGCGTTGCCTGACCAAAAAGACTACAAGGTCCAGAGACACTTGCGGCATCTCGCGCAAAAGTCCGTAGTTGAAAGTGGCAAAGGGGTCCAAACAGGAGGAAGTAAGACTCCACTG GGTCAGGGCTTGGGTCTTGCCCTGAAGACCCTCGGAAGACCCGGCCCCAGCGCAACTATGAACTTGGAGCGGGTGTCCAACGAGGAGAAGTTGAACCTGTGCCGGAAGTACTACCTGG gtGGGTTTGccttcctgccttttctctgGTTGGTCAACATCTTCTGGTTCTTCCGAGAGGCCTTCCTTGTCCCGGCATACACAGAACAGAGCCAAATCAAAGGCT ATGTCTGGCGCTCAGCTGTGGGCTTCCTCTTCTGGGTGATTGTACTCACCACGTGGATCACTATCTTCCAGATCTACCGGCCACGTTGGGGCGCCCTTGGGGACTACCTCTCCTTCACCATACCCCTGGGTACCCCCTGA
- the PSENEN gene encoding gamma-secretase subunit PEN-2 isoform X2: protein MNLERVSNEEKLNLCRKYYLGGFAFLPFLWLVNIFWFFREAFLVPAYTEQSQIKGYVWRSAVGFLFWVIVLTTWITIFQIYRPRWGALGDYLSFTIPLGTP from the exons ATGAACTTGGAGCGGGTGTCCAACGAGGAGAAGTTGAACCTGTGCCGGAAGTACTACCTGG gtGGGTTTGccttcctgccttttctctgGTTGGTCAACATCTTCTGGTTCTTCCGAGAGGCCTTCCTTGTCCCGGCATACACAGAACAGAGCCAAATCAAAGGCT ATGTCTGGCGCTCAGCTGTGGGCTTCCTCTTCTGGGTGATTGTACTCACCACGTGGATCACTATCTTCCAGATCTACCGGCCACGTTGGGGCGCCCTTGGGGACTACCTCTCCTTCACCATACCCCTGGGTACCCCCTGA
- the U2AF1L4 gene encoding splicing factor U2AF 26 kDa subunit, whose amino-acid sequence MAEYLASIFGTEKDKVNCSFYFKIGACRHGDRCSRLHNKPTFSQTIVLLNLYRNPQNTAQTADGSHCHVSDVEVQEHYDNFFEEVFTELQEKYGEIEEMNVCDNLGDHLVGNVYVKFRREEDAERAVAELNNRWFNGQAVHAELSPVTDFRESCCRQYEMGECTRGGFCNFMHLRPISRNLRRQLYGRGPRRRSPPRSHTGHRPRERNRRRSPDHRHGRF is encoded by the exons ATGGCTGAATATTTAGCTTCGATATTCGGGACTGAGAAGGACAA GGTTAACTGCTCTTTTTACTTTAAGATCGGGGCCTGCCGGCACGGGGACCGGTGCTCCCGGCTTCACAACAAACCGACTTTCAGCCAG ACCATAGTGCTGCTCAACCTGTACCGGAATCCACAGAACACCGCCCAAACCGCAGACGGATCGCACT GTCACGTGAGCGACGTGGAGGTGCAAGAACACTATGATAACTTCTTCGAG GAAGTGTTCACGGAACTGCAGGAGAAGTACGGGGAGATTGAAGAGATGAATGTGTGCGACAACCTGGGGGATCACCTCGTGGGCAATGTTTATGTCAAG TTTCGGCGCGAGGAGGATGCAGAGCGGGCAGTGGCTGAACTCAATAACCGCTGGTTCAACGGGCAGGCTGTGCACGCCGAGCTGTCTCCCGTCACTGACTTCCGGGAGTCGTGCTGTCGGCAGTATGAGATGGG GGAATGTACCCGGGGTGGTTTCTGCAACTTCATGCACCTGCGACCTATCTCCCGCAACCTCCGGCGGCAGCTCTATGGGCGGGGACCCAGGCGCAG GTCACCCCCAAGGTCCCATACTGGCCACCGTCCCCGAGAAAGAAATCGACGACGGTCCCCAGACCACCGGCATGGCCGTTTCTGA
- the IGFLR1 gene encoding LOW QUALITY PROTEIN: IGF-like family receptor 1 (The sequence of the model RefSeq protein was modified relative to this genomic sequence to represent the inferred CDS: inserted 1 base in 1 codon; deleted 1 base in 1 codon; substituted 2 bases at 2 genomic stop codons): MVPQKAGSARMGPLCLLLTAVLLLAQAAPRKASQHCSRLEYWNPEDLCVCGSCLQRFGPPPARTEFSENCGPDDAGNHVTHPFKECPPGQCNPNSEELCSPCGGGATAPTSLGSRGGTRRRGRQPVPNKEPCPLTRGKLSVLSSQEPSLPAISSLLWTSEHKVPHXAWPSWSLDLSLVLVLLMTSAEILLLALQRHRRRNHQGKAVQHPCPGSVCNHLNTHTLFSWHLSPPGSLEASEAGDSGKEVPPPPLLGRELPSLESQPLSRLLDELEVLEELIVLLDPEPGPGWGRACGSTRHLAAKYGLPAAWSTSAYSVQPSRWPRWALMEVVVAREPSASPGQIGAHXAQRGRADALQVLSKLGXDGACPALYPIKIKFPLK, from the exons ATGGTCCCCCAGAAGGCAGGCTCCGCCAGGATGGGGCCCCTATGCCTCCTCCTGACTGCCGTGCTGCTCCTGGCCCAGGCAGCGCCGAGGAAGGCCTCTCAGCACTGCAGCCGCCTCGAGTACTGGAACCCTGAGGACCTGTGC GTGTGTGGCAGCTGCTTGCAGCGCTTCGGGCCGCCCCCTGCTCGG ACTGAATTTTCGGAAAACTGCGGGCCCGATGATGCGGGCAATCACGTAACGCACCCCTTCAAAGAGTGTCCTCCTGGGCAGTGCAACCCCAACAGCGAGGAGCTATGTAGCCCTTGTGGCGGCGGAGCAACGGCCCCCACTTCCTTGGGGAGCCGCGGCGGGACCCGGAGGCGCGGCAGACAG CCGGTCCCTAACAAGGAGCCCTGCCCCCTGACACGTGGAAAGCTGAGCGTCCTTAGTTCCCAGGAGCCCAGCTTACCGGCGATTTCCAGTCTCCTGTGGACATCTGAGCACAAAGTCCCTCATTAGGCCTGGCCGAGTTGGAGTCTTGACCTGTCCCTGGTGCTGGTTCTGCTCATGACCTCAGCAGAAATTCTCCTGCTCGCCCTGCAAAGGCACCGCCGTCGCAACCACCAGGGGAAAGCTGTCCAACACCCCTGTCCTGGCTCGGTTTGCAACCACCTCAACACCCACACCCTATTCTCCTGGCACTTGTCCCCTCCAGGCTCCCTGGAGGCTTCAGAGGCAGGGGACTCAGGGAAGGAGGTCCCTCCGCCTCCACTCCTAGGCAGGG AGCTGCCAAGTCTGGAATCACAGCCGCTGTCTCGCCTCCTGGATGAGCTGGAAGTGCTGGAGGAGCTGATCGTGCTGCTGGATCCTGAGCCTGGGCCAGGATGGGGGAGAGCCTGTGGCAGCACTCGACACCTGGCTGCAAAATATGGACTGCCTGCTGCCTGGTCCACTTCCGCCTACTCCGTGCAGCCCAGTCGCTGGCCTCGGTGGGCcctgatggaggtggtggtggcaAGGGAGCCCTCTGCCTCTCCGGGCCAGATTGGCGCAC CTGCCCAGAGAGGGCGGGCAGATGCACTGCAGGTGCTGTCCAAGCTTGGCTGAGATGGGGCCTGCCCGGCCTTGTACCCGATAAAAATAAAGTTTCCGTTGAAATAA